One window of the Vigna radiata var. radiata cultivar VC1973A chromosome 1, Vradiata_ver6, whole genome shotgun sequence genome contains the following:
- the LOC106760739 gene encoding uncharacterized protein LOC106760739 has protein sequence MFRDARIAGERTYWIGDDIWTTLLEHWNSPQYQAKCAIAQKNRASEKGGVLHTGGSITVHAMHMEEFSTKLSRVRSSHSSCSQSTQQPDDDEDLIRSQCWIDVVGGKKKGRIYGAGQMASNYTAGRGGLKHQPSSSF, from the exons ATGTTTCGAGATGCTAGGATAGCAGGTGAACGCACCTACTGGATTGGGGACGACATTTGGACCACCTTATTGGAGCATTGGAATTCGCCACAATACCAGGCCAAGTGTGCAATCGCCCAGAAGAATCGGGCTTCCGAAAAGGGCGGTGTTCTCCATACAGGTGGATCGATCACCGTACATGCCATGCATATG GAAGAATTCTCCACAAAACTTTCACGAGTCAGATCCTCACATTCATCATGTTCTCAGTCAACCCAACAACCAGATGATGACGAGGATCTTATTAGGTCACAATGTTGGATTGATGTTGTTGGTGgcaagaaaaaaggaagaatttaTGGTGCAGGGCAAATGGCATCAAATTATACTGCAGGACGTGGTGGTctaaagcaccaaccttcttcttccttctag